A portion of the Rhizoctonia solani chromosome 6, complete sequence genome contains these proteins:
- a CDS encoding Fungal Zn(2)-Cys(6) binuclear cluster domain has product MVSRLRASPSSRWIILISIKIYEDIIEGDRSQTDIHVHWIERTAASIYRRFGQNLTPQETKYLRADWLEISIISSIFGRGPNAYVALRNATPTFLQGVYSLPGIWSGGSDPTLIPLLEVIKSEDYSLSTYTLVDCMCALSFGLPQQIEYDTTARVLPDDFLPHEWATGIPTEFHLLLADINACRDKSPRARDWREIEHILVHWESRMIRNDEYWESWMSVAWLAIQELATYTPGISLLDDVQIQQCSTQILQVVGTVKKREPSDLAVSFFVQYLIVGICARRENHRRITRSKLSDPTTGGLDFVPVLDHLWHGAGLGGHAITWSDYLHSRETLIPVPM; this is encoded by the exons ATGGTCTCGCGCCTTCGGGCTTCTCCCTCCAGTCGTTGGATCATACTCATATCGATAAAGATATATGAGGATATTATTGAGGGCGATCGATCACAAACCGATATACATGTCCATTGGATTGAACGAACCGCGGCCTCCATATACCGCAGATTCGGCCAAAACCTCACTCCCCAGGAAACCAAGTATCTGCGTGCAGACTGGCTGGAG ATATCGATTATAAGCTCCATATTCGGCCGTGGTCCAAACGCATATGTAGCTCTTCGGAATGCTACACCGACATTTCTGCAAGGCGTTTATTCTCTTCCTGGCATCTGGTCAGGTGGCTCCGATCCTACTCTAATCCCATTGTTGGAGGTTATCAAATCTGAGGATTATTCACTTTCTACTTATACATTGGTCGACTGCATGTGCGCATTGTCGTTCGGACTTCCGCAACAGATTGAATATGATACGACAGCTAGAGTCCTACCAGATGACTTTCTTCCTCATGAATGGGCAACCGGTATCCCAACAGAGTTCCACCTCCTACTTGCAGACATTAATGCTTGCCGAGACAAGAGCCCTAGAGCCCGTGACTGGAGAGAAATCGAGCATATCCTGGTTCACTGGGAATCGCGGATGATACGAAACGATGAGTACTGGGAGTCATGGATGTCAGTCGCATGGCTAGCAATCCAGGAGTTGGCGACTTACACTCCTGGCATATCTCTACTTG ATGATGTGCAGATACAACAGTGTTCAACGCAGATACTACAGGTTGTTGGTACCGTGAAGAAACGAGAACCGTCAGATTTGGCAGTTTCGTTTTTCGTCCAGTACTTGATA GTTGGTATATGTGCGCGTAGGGAAAATCATCGTAGGATTACACGAAGCAAGCTTTCAGATCCGACAACAGGAGGCCTCGATTTCGTCCCAGTACTAGATCATTTGTGGCACGGTGCTGGATTGGGTGGCCACGCTATCACCTGGAGTGATTATCTTCATTCGCGGGAGACTCTGATCCCTGTTCCGATGTGA
- a CDS encoding Fungal specific transcription factor domain: MVFSDPTLWISTSSIASVPLSPILASNTHELAHFALLDCTSAMAFGLPQHVEYDTTIHSLSTCNSSHQWSHICPMEFQLVLADINACRDKSPNARSWRDIERHLLTWQSRPGQYVFTNSWMTVAWYAVEESWRLALLAYLYMSVCQVSSDDTRVQSCIKQLLQVVGTIKKRGSSDANLLFFVQYLMVGICASREAQRKIVRDTLSVPRGTKFWLIRASDFVPVLDHLWHGAAAGGRPVKWADYVHSREVALPILI, from the exons ATGGTGTTCTCCGATCCAACCCTCTGGATAAGCACCTCTAGTATCGCATCTGTTCCGTTGTCGCCTATATTGGCCTCAAACACCCATGAACTTGCGCACTTTGCACTTCTTGATTGCACTTCTGCAATGGCCTTTGGCCTTCCTCAACATGTCGAGTATGATACCACAATCCACTCTCTATCCACTTGCAACTCTTCACATCAGTGGTCACATATCTGTCCTATGGAATTTCAGCTAGTCCTTGCTGACATCAATGCTTGTCGTGACAAGTCACCTAACGCTCGCAGTTGGAGAGACATTGAACGGCATCTTTTGACATGGCAGTCCCGACCAGGTCAATACGTATTCACAAATTCATGGATGACGGTTGCATGGTATGCTGTAGAAGAGAGCTGGCGACTTGCGCTGTTGGCTTATCTATATATG TCTGTATGCCAGGTCAGCTCGGATGATACAAGAGTGCAATCTTGCATCAAACAACTACTTCAAGTAGTCGGAACAATCAAAAAACGGGGTTCATCAGACGCAAACCTTTTGTTCTTTGTTCAATACCTGATG GTTGGAATTTGTGCATCGAGGGAGGCGCAACGGAAGATTGTACGCGACACACTATCGGTTCCTAGGGGAACCAAGTTCTGGCTTATACGAGCATCGGATTTTGTCCCAGTCCTAGATCATTTGTGGCACGGGGCAGCAGCTGGGGGCCGCCCAGTCAAATGGGCCGACTATGTGCATTCGCGTGAAGTAGCCCTTCCTATTTTAATATGA
- a CDS encoding Fungal Zn(2)-Cys(6) binuclear cluster domain yields MRSTTPVCERCEAGGFECLGYGHNKRAAVRTTEVGPGSSPISGVLEGGDSSSRLSGSNVDKRASGSSLPLEAGLVASFRSLIGENVGALQDVAVSSTESTASSNFDSEQPPKTPKTIADKHMDRWYLKPLNYTKKRAHKDVVLRLQNSVFSRWIILVAMCVSESFRTGDMSQDTSSNFWIGCIENSLGNELAQELGPRRTQDRRIDWIHVSILKAMITPSSNVHRLLRDNIATFLQLMFSYPTLWPDDSEFTNIPLSNLLCSEAHEAAYFALVDCVYAMASGLPQQLNYDTTMHQRPSAASLYQWIHGCPTEFQLILADINACRDRFPMARDKKEIENWLLTWQPHPSDYIC; encoded by the exons ATGCGATCAACAACACCGGTATGTGAGAGGTGTGAAGCTGGCGGCTTCGAATGTCTGGGATACGGTCACAATAAAAGAGCCGCTGTGCGCACCACCGAAGTAGGCCCAGGGAGCTCACCTATATCTGGTGTCCTTGAGGGCGGGGATTCTTCTTCGAGGTTATCGGGATCTAATGTCGACAAGCGAGCATCGGGAAGTTCTTTACCCCTTGAAGCGGGTCTTGTTGCTTCCTTCCGCTCGTTGATAGGAGAGAATGTTGGTGCGCTGCAGGATGTGGCCGTTTCATCAACCGAGTCGACTGCTTCCTCCAACTTCGACTCGGAACAACCTCCGAAAACC CCAAAAACAATAGCGGATAAACACATGGATCGTTGGTACCTCAAGCCTCTTAATTACACGAAGAAACGCGCTCATAAGGATGTGGTCTTACGCCTGCAGAACTCTGTCTTCAGTCGTTGGATCATTCTAGTAGCTATGTGCGTCTCGGAGTCTTTTCGTACGGGCGACATGTCGCAGGATACCTCGAGCAACTTTTGGATCGGGTGCATTGAAAATTCCTTGGGGAATGAGCTGGCTCAGGAGCTTGGCCCACGAAGAACACAAGATCGGCGTATTGATTGGATACAT GTTTCGATCCTGAAGGCGATGATCACCCCCAGCTCGAATGTTCATCGGCTACTCCGAGACAACATTGCCACGTTTTTGCAGCTGATGTTCTCTTATCCAACTCTCTGGCCAGACGACTCTGAATTTACCAACATTCCGTTATCAAACTTGTTATGCTCGGAGGCTCACGAGGCTGCATACTTTGCCCTTGTTGACTGCGTTTACGCAATGGCCTCTGGACTTCCTCAACAACTTAACTATGACACCACTATGCATCAACGACCAAGTGCCGCCTCTCTGTACCAATGGATACACGGCTGCCCGACCGAGTTTCAGCTGATTCTCGCTGATATTAATGCCTGTCGCGATCGGTTCCCCATGGCGCGGGACAAGAAAGAAATCGAAAATTGGTTACTCACTTGGCAGCCGCATCCGAGCGATTATATTTGCTGA
- a CDS encoding Fungal Zn(2)-Cys(6) binuclear cluster domain, which translates to MIYPIYLRLQVRQLVPAGPVGTPGHRGSASVFRQIIKLYSQLPKSLSDPFNFLDDQWFIQHIVAQTEGTMGYWYFRPLQKCDSRQQIQLKVSGRLNNTKFTRWIYLAVIGIVRSFLTGDMSHIQLHNSWMDYIQGSLAAELTLDLAPREMQERWSEWLHVSLIKTVFINNLNAYQALRNIAPIFLQVIYSMPTLWPAHSDLARVPLPGILDLPTHQFAYFSLIDCTYAMVSGLPQQVEYDTTIHSPLPSSSRYQITHGFPNELLLMLADINACRDMSPHARRRG; encoded by the exons ATGATTTACCCCATCTACCTTCGTTTGCAAGTCAGGCAACTGGTGCCTGCTGGTCCTG TTGGCACTCCAGGCCACAGAGGCTCGGCTTCGGTCTTTCGCCAGATAATCAAGCTTTACTCTCAATTACCTAAATCCCTCTCCGACCCCTTTAATTTCCTCGACGACCAATGGTTCATCCAACACATTGTGGCACAGA CCGAAGGGACGATGGGCTACTGGTACTTTAGACCTTTGCAGAAGTGCGATTCCAGGCAGCAGATCCAACTCAAAGTCTCCGGACGCTTAAACAACACAAAATTCACCCGTTGGATCTATCTCGCGGTCATAGGCATTGTCAGGTCGTTCCTCACCGGCGATATGTCCCATATCCAACTCCACAATTCCTGGATGGACTACATCCAAGGTTCCCTGGCGGCCGAACTCACACTCGACCTAGCGCCGCGGGAAATGCAGGAGCGATGGTCTGAATGGCTCCAT GTATCGCTCATAAAAACTGTATTCATCAACAACCTAAACGCATACCAAGCTCTTCGAAACATCGCCCCCATATTCCTCCAAGTGATATACTCAATGCCGACTCTCTGGCCAGCCCATTCCGACCTGGCACGAGTACCTCTACCGGGCATCCTCGATCTACCAACCCACCAATTCGCCTACTTTTCACTCATAGACTGCACCTACGCCATGGTCTCGGGCCTCCCACAACAGGTTGAATACGACACGACTATCCACTCGCCGCTCCCGTCTTCGTCTCGCTACCAGATCACGCACGGGTTTCCCAACGAGCTTCTGCTCATGCTCGCTGATATCAACGCGTGTCGCGATATGTCCCCGCATGCCCGCCGTCGTGGATGA
- a CDS encoding Fungal specific transcription factor domain, producing the protein MAILSSPQFEDYILLNFGRMLDLSYFKPVKDQKQAMFKMTIARLRTSPITRWFALLDTKLCASVIEGTLQPQLYIDWIRDLEIIVKDKLVQDSPSKETRILLANWLSSPAQSQFKSSGTQRPYSCRPHTLTRTMARKCGLDLYPTTMDCTCAVAFGVPQQVEYDVSCTPLSSTPHPHEWIHGTPTEFLVLLAEINASRDGCPRARGWKDIEHELVTWMGRPTQHDETWESWMVVAWLAVQESWRLTLLAYLYLAVCGASSDEPRVQMCVSQILQVIGTVKKHESPHASIPFFIQYLIASKVGICASREKHRWIRNKMLNKTETKFWKVQVEEFVPVLEHLWHGAGSGGRPVRWCDYVYSREVIPIVL; encoded by the exons ATGGCAATTCTCTCTAGTCCACAATTCGAGGACTACATTCTGCTTAATT TTGGTCGAATGCTGGACCTATCATACTTTAAACCCGTCAAGGACCAGAAACAGGCCATGTTCAAAATGACAATCGCACGCCTTCGGACCTCGCCTATCACTCGATGGTTTGCCCTACTAGACACCAAGCTATGTGCGAGTGTGATCGAGGGCACGTTGCAGCCACAACTATACATCGACTGGATCAGGGATCTCGAAATTATAGTCAAAGACAAACTCGTTCAGGATTCCCCATCAAAGGAAACGCGCATCCTACTGGCTAATTGGTTATCG TCCCCAGCCCAATCGCAATTCAAGTCCTCCGGAACACAGCGCCCATATTCTTGCAGACCGCATACTCTTACCCGAACTATGGCCAGAAAATGCGGACTTGACTTGTATCCCACTA CCATGGATTGCACATGCGCAGTAGCCTTTGGAGTCCCACAACAAGTCGAATACGACGTATCTTGCACCCCGCTCTCGAGTACACCCCATCCACACGAATGGATCCACGGCACCCCGACCGAGTTTCTCGTCCTCCTCGCCGAGATCAACGCCTCTCGAGACGGCTGCCCACGCGCTCGAGGGTGGAAAGATATCGAGCACGAGCTCGTGACCTGGATGGGCCGCCCCACCCAGCACGACGAGACGTGGGAGTCGTGGATGGTCGTTGCGTGGCTTGCTGTCCAGGAAAGCTGGAGGCTCACGCTCTTGGCGTATCTTTACCTC GCTGTGTGTGGTGCTTCCTCGGACGAGCCGCGAGTCCAGATGTGCGTCTCCCAGATTCTTCAAGTCATTGGCACTGTGAAGAAGCATGAATCGCCACACGCGAGTATTCCGTTCTTTATTCAATATCTTATA GCGAGCAAGGTGGGCATATGCGCATCCCGCGAGAAACACCGATGGATTCGAAACAAAATGCTCAACAAGACCGAGACCAAGTTCTGGAAGGTTCAAGTCGAAGAGTTTGTGCCCGTATTAGAGCACCTGTGGCACGGAGCCGGATCGGGCGGACGTCCGGTCAGATGGTGTGATTATGTTTACTCTAGAGAGGTGATCCCAATCGTGTTGTGA
- a CDS encoding Fungal Zn(2)-Cys(6) binuclear cluster domain, with the protein MSYSAAGTHVKRPGDDIEALTTCNYLRLFGPNSYNRPAPTPFSYPPQSFTSSALSTSSPSDPTLTYLSSADFEAYLISHLEALVNEDQSQTALHLRWIGNVQSMIHRRLIQGATPQEAEVLHGDWLENCINPELQRLYDTPKRYADISTACILSPEPLVGRI; encoded by the exons ATGTCCTACTCGGCCGCCGGGACGCATGTTAAGCGACCAGGCGATGATATCGAGGCGCTTACCACTTGCAATTATCTGAGGTTATTTGGTCCCAATAGCTACAACAGACCAGCACCCACACCGTTCTCTTACCCACCCCAGTCTTTTACCAGCTCCGCCCTATCCACATCTTCCCCATCTGATCCTACACTGACGTATCTGAGCAGTGCTGACTTCGAGGCCTATCTTATTTCTCATT TGGAAGCACTCGTTAATGAGGATCAGTCACAAACCGCGCTGCATCTCCGTTGGATAGGAAATGTCCAAAGCATGATACACCGTAGGCTCATTCAAGGTGCCACCCCACAAGAAGCAGAAGTTCTGCATGGGGACTGGCTTGAG AACTGCATTAACCCAGAGCTCCAACGCTTATACGATACTCCGAAACGCTACGCCGACATTTCTACAGCATGCATACTCTCTCCCGAACCTTTGGTCGGTCGAATCTGA